A stretch of Zerene cesonia ecotype Mississippi chromosome 23, Zerene_cesonia_1.1, whole genome shotgun sequence DNA encodes these proteins:
- the LOC119836269 gene encoding phosphoglycerate mutase 1, with product MGGKYKIVMIRHGESEWNQKNLFCGWYDADLSDKGREEAVAAGKALKADGYQFDVAHTSVLKRAQITLNSVLKEIGQTDIPIEKTWRLNERHYGGLTGLNKAETAAKYGEAQVQIWRRSFDVPPPAMEKDHPYYETIVNDPRYAGDPKPEEFPMYESLKLTIERTLPYWNNVIVPQIKEGKRIIIAAHGNSLRGIVKHLDNLSDAAIMELNLPTGIPFVYELDEDMKPVDSMVFLGDEETVKKAMAAVAAQGKAK from the exons atgggTGGAAAGTACAAGATTGTAATGATTCGCCATGGTGAAAGTGAATGGAATCAGAAGAATCTTTTCTGCGGCTGGTATGACGCTGACCTTAGCGACAAGG GGCGCGAAGAAGCTGTTGCTGCAGGCAAAGCCTTAAAGGCTGATGGTTACCAATTCGATGTCGCCCACACTTCAGTTCTAAAACGAGCTCAAATTACTTTGAACTCTGTCCTTAAAGAAATCGGTCAAACCGATATTCCCATTGAGAAGACCTGGCGCTTGAACGAGAGGCACTACGGAGGACTCACTGGTCTCAACAAGGCCGAGACTGCTGCTAAATATGGTGAAGCCCAG GTTCAAATCTGGCGCAGAAGCTTTGATGTACCTCCACCAGCCATGGAGAAGGACCACCCCTACTATGAGACTATTGTGAATGACCCCCGCTATGCTGGAGACCCGAAACCTGAAGAGTTCCCCATGTATGAGAGTCTGAAGCTCACCATTGAAAGAACCCTGCCTTATTGGAATAATGTTATTGTGCCtcag ATCAAGGAGGGcaaaagaattataattgCAGCCCATGGCAACAGTCTGAGAGGGATAGTGAAGCATTTGGAta aCCTCAGCGACGCAGCTATCATGGAGTTGAACCTCCCCACCGGAATCCCATTTGTTTATGAGTTGGATGAAGACATGAAACCAGTGGACTCCATGGTGTTCCTTGGTGATGAAGAAACTGTTAAAAAGGCCATGGCGGCTGTCGCAGCCCAGGGAAAAGCCAAGTAG